In Prosthecobacter vanneervenii, the genomic stretch CACGCCGCGCCTGGCTCAAACGCCGCTGGGGTGCCCGCCAGAGCAGCGAAGCCGAAAAATTCCGCGACCTCCTCATCAAGCTCTACGGCGAAGAAAAAGGCAAAGCCGTGAAGTACGCCGAGACCTTCGAAGTCTGCGAATACGGCCGCCGTCCCAGCCCCACCGAGATCAAACAGCTCTTCCCTTTCTACGATCAGAAGTAAGGCCCGTTCACCGAATTTCGGAAGTTTCCTTCTCATCGCATTTCCACTGAGTTCCTCTTTAACAAAACCGTTTTCGAACTCATCTCAGCCCTGAAAGGACTGGGGACTCAGCCAAGGGCGCTGCGAGGAACGAGCAAGCCCTGGGTTGTCCGCCAACAAATCCGGGAAAGCAAACCCAGCACTCCGCCACACTCAGCTTCCACCAGCAGCGTCTGCAACGAGCCCCGAAGCATGCCTGCTGCACAGGAAGTCCCGTCACCAAATCTACGTAGCGAGCCTGAACGCGCTCCATTCATTATCTCTTCATCTCACTTCAGCGTCTTAAACCGGGCCTGCAGCTTTTTCAGCGCCTCCTTGTTGTCCGCGTTTTTGCGAACCAGCTCGCGCAGCAGCGTTGCTGCACGCATTTTATCTCCCGCATTCATCAAGTCTTCGGCATGGTTGGCCAGATCATTCTGCTGAGCGGAGAGCCCCGTCATTGGCGTGCTCTGAGCCGCCTTGCTGGCATTGGCGCCTGCATGCCCGCCGAAGACATCCTCCACCTTCAGCCACGTGGCCTCTGAGCCATCCTCGGAGACCGCCAGCCAGAAAAGCGCGCCGCCTTCACCACCCGCCTCCAGCACACGGCGGTTCGCCACCACCGCATCCACCTTCTGCACGATCCACGCATCCTTTTTCGCTCCCACTTCCAGCTCCTTGCCATTCCAGCGCATCTTCAGCTCAGCCACCTGGTTTCTGCCCACCCAGACGACGTTCTGCACATCCTGCGGGAAATTTTTCACGGGCTTGATCGCGGTGCCAGGCTCGGCCTTGAACTCGATCATTTCGCTGATGTTCACCGGCGTGATGTATTTCAGATCATCGCTCACAAAATACCACGCGGCCCGCGTGTCGCTGAAAACAAGCTGGAAGACGCCCGCGTCCACAAAGGCATGGTCCTTGAACGCACCTTGATTCGTCCCGTCCGCCCTCACCGAAAAGAACTTCTCTCCGTCATAGCGCAGATGCTTCAGCGAGTTCGTGCCACGCAGATCCCACAGCACGTTCTGAATAGACGCCTCAAATTTCTCCACCTCAGGCCATTCTTTTTGCTGGCCGTATGCCAGGCCAGCGAGGGCGTAGAAGCAAAGCAAAACAGAGGGCAAAAATCTCATGGTGGCGGATTCTGGCATCCCGGACCGCGTCTGGCAATCTCCAGGACCCCCGGCGGCATTTGCAGTGGCAAACCTCCCGGAACGGGCTATGAACACGGCCCCACTATCCGTACGACCATGCAACCGACGCCCGCAGCCCCTGAACATTCCGAGTCTGAACTTCTCCAATTCCGCCGTGAAAAGCTGGAAGGACTGGTGAAGACGGGCATCGATCCCTTTGGCGGCCGCTTCGACACCACCCACCAGCCTGGCGCGCTCAAGGCCAACTTCACCGAAGGCCTCGAAGTCCGTGTCGCAGGCCGCGTGCTCTCCCGTCGCGAGATGGGCAAGGCCACCTTCTTTGACCTCGGCGACATCACCGGCCGCATGCAGTGCTACCTCAGCAAGGGCGATGTGGGCGACGAAGCCTACGTGCAGTTCAACCAGCTCATCGACATCGGCGATTTCGTCGGCGTCGAAGGTCTGAGCTTCATCACCAAGCGCGGCGAGCGCTCCATCCACGTCAAAAAACTCACCCCGCTCTCCAAGGCCCTGCGTCCCCTGCCGGACAAGTGGCACGGTGTCACCGACAAGGAGATCAAGTACCGCCAGCGCTACCTCGATCTCATCTCCAATGATCGCAGCCGCGAGATCTTCGTGACCCGCAGCAAGATGGTCGCCTCCATCCGCAGCTTCCTGCAGGAGCGCGGCTTCCTCGAAGTCGAAACCCCCATGATGCAGGACGTCGCCGGCGGCGCGGCAGCCAAGCCCTTCGAAACCTTCTTCCACGCGCTCAATCAGCCCATGTTCCTGCGCATTGCGCCGGAGCTTTATCTGAAGCGTCTGCTCGTCGCCGGCTTCACGCAGATTTTCGAGCTCAACCGCAACTTCCGCAACGAAGGCCTCAGCCGTCGTCACAACCCCGAGTTCACCATGCTCGAGGCCTACTGGGCCTACGCCGACTTTGAAAAGATGGCCGACCTCGTCGAAGGCATGATCTGCCACCTCGCCGAAAACTTCTGCGGCGGCCTCAAGATCGAGCACAAGGACGAGGACGGCAACGTCACCAAGACCATCAATCTGCAGCGCCCCTGGCGTCGTGCCCGCTACACCGACCTTCTCAAGGAGATCGACCCCCAGTGGTATGAATACACTCCTGAGCAGCGCAAGGCCCGCGCCCAGGAGCTCGGCGTCGAAATCGGCGCCAACTTCGAAGACTACGAAGTTACTCAGCATGTCTTCGAGCGCCTCATCGAAGCCAAACAGTTCGATCCTCTCTACGTCACCCATTGCCCGAAGGAGCTCGTTCCCCTCGCCAAGCAAAACGCCGAGGACGGCTCCATCGTCGATGTGTACGAACTCGTCATCAACGGCCAGGAAATCAGCCCCGGCTACTCCGAGCTCAACAATCCCATCGTCCAGCGCGAGCGCCTGGAGCACCAGGCCGGCGAAGAAACCCAGAAGATCGACGAGGAGTTCATCCTCGCCCTCGAGCACGGCATGCCCCCCGCCGGCGGCATCGGCATCGGCATCGACCGCCTCATCATGATGCTCACCGGCGCCGAAAGCATCCGCGACGTCATCCTCTTCCCGCAGTTGAAGCGCCGGGATTAAAAATGATTTCCCTAACAACAGCGCCGCGGGCGGCCCTTATTAGGGAAATTAAACGGCTTCGTTCCGAACTATCGAAAAAGAAGCAAGAGTGTGCAAATTTATCTGCAGATCTTAAAAAAGGACAACACCACACGGGAACAAAAACCGGTGCGGAGGCCGAAAGGTATGTGCAGAACCTTTTCAAAAAGGGAGTAGCCACTCACAGTCACAGTGATCATGACTTGTTAGTCGGCAAATGTAGAATCGAAATCAAAGCTTCCGGTTGTCTTTCGACCAGCAAAGGTTCCTCTTCCAAAAAATGGGTATGGCACAAATTCCGCGGATCTGGCGGAAAAAAGCGCTACCATTTGTTGGTTTTGGTCGGCGCGATTGATGCTCGCTATCGAAGCCAGTATAAATCCAGGAACTCAGATTTTGTTCTTTTTGCAATTCCCTATCAGGGGGTTGCCAGTTTCTCCGCTGCAGAGCAGGGCGGAACGATGTCTCTAGGCACTAACAGAGAAAAGCTCCAGACAACATCTGTTCTCAGACGGCGTATGTGGGATCGATATCACGTCTCTCCAAGTGGCTTGAGACGCATGGTAAAAGAGATCAATGACACACGAGACCCCTGACGCTTCAAAAGAATTGTATGGCGATGTTTGCTGAAGTCACTTCTTCCCCGCCTTCCCCCCATCCAGAAAATCGATCGCCTTCTTGAGCCACTCCGCCTGCGGCGGCTGGTGGCCCTGGCCGGGCACATTGATCAGGTCCACGTGCTTGAAGCCCTCCTTCTTGAAGCCGTTTTCAAACACGGCGCGTGTGTTGCCCAGATTAAAATCATTCTCCCCGGTCACCAGCACATAGCGCCCCTCTGCCTTCGCCAGCGCTGCGATCTCCTCATGCGGAATGTAGCGCGCCTCAAAGACCTCCTTCTTGTCCAGGCTGACGATGTCCGTGTAAAAATTCGTCCCCATGAAGGCGATGGTCCCCGTAAACATGTCCGCATACGTCACGCCCAGCATGCTCGCCACACGGCCGCCGCCGGAGAAGCCGGAGACATACACGCGCTTGTCATCGATGTCGAAGAGGCTGCGCAGGTTGTCATTCGCATCCACCGCCAGGCGCATGCGCGCAAAGACCTCGCGGTTGTTCCCGGAATTGTGCGCCCCCACAAAGATCAGCTTCTTGTCCGCCAGCACCGCCTCCCACTCGGGGGAAATCGAGGGCGCATTGCTCGGGCTCACCCAGATGAAAAGCCCATGCGGCACACCCTTCTTGTACTTCTTCGGCACAATGATGTCGTACTTCTCCATGCTCACGTCATACGGCGGCGGAGTCTCCATCGCATGCATGCGCATCTTGATCTGCGCATTGTCCGAAACCTGCGGCGACACCGTAAACGTGATCGGCGAGCGCACGCCGGGCTTGATGTTGCCGTAGGCGTTCTTGGTGGTGTCAGCGGCAAAACCGAGCGCAGCCAGGCAGGGGAGGATCAGGAGGGAGCGGAACATGCCCGCGATGAAAGCGGCTTCGCCCTCGGCTGTCGATGCTGAAATCGTGCAATCTGGCCGCTCCCCCCACCGTTCACGGGGCGCATGAAGCACCTACTCTGCCTGCTCCTCCTCGCCACCGCGTTACCAGCAGCCGACCGCACGCCCCACATCATCTTCATCCTGGCGGACGACCTCGGCTACACAGACGTGGCCTGCTTCGGCTCCAAGTACTACGAGACGCCCAATATCGACAAGCTGGCCTCGCAGGGCATGAAGCTCACCCGCCACCACCACTGCCAGAACTGCCAGCCCACCCGTGCCGCGCTCATGAGCGGCCAGTACGCCCCGCGCACCGGCGTTTACACTGTCGGCGGCATCGGCCGCTTCGAGTGGGAGAGCCGCCCCCTGCGCCCGGTGGAAAACGTCACCCAGCTCCCGCTGGAAAAGATCACCATCGCCCAGACCCTGAAAAAAGCCGGCTACGCCACCGCCATGTTCGGCAAATGGCACCTTGGCGAAGACGAGACCCACCACCCCGCTGCACGCGGCTTCGACGAGGCCATCGTCTCCATGGGAAAACACTTCAACTTCAAGACCCAGCCCAAGATCGAGCACCCCAAGGATGAATACCTCGCCGACTTCCTCACCGACAAAGCCGTCGATTTCATCCAGCGTCACAAAGACGCCCCCTTTTTCCTCTACCTCCCCCACTTCGGCGTTCACTCCCCTCACGAAGCCAAGGAAAACCTCATCGCCCGCTTCAAGGACAAAGCCCCTGTCGGCGGCCATCACGATCCGGTTTACGCCGCCATGATCGCCAGCGTGGACGAGAGCGTCGGCCGCGTCATGTCCACGCTGGAAGAACTCAAGCTCGCCGACAACACCGTCCTCATCTTCACCAGCGACAACGGCGGCGTGGGCGGCTACGCCCGCGAGGGCATTAAAAGAGGCGGCGACATCACCGACAACGCCCCCCTCCGCAGCGGCAAAGGCAGCCTCTATGAAGGCGGCACCCGCGTCCCCTTCATCGTCCGCTGGCCCGGCGTCACCACGCCCGGCTCCAGCAGCGACGTACCCACCATCCACGTCGATCTCTACCCCACCCTCGCCGAAATCGCCAAAGCCCCCCTTCCCGAAAACCAGCCCCTTGATGGCGAGAGCCTCGTGCCCGTCTTCCGCTCCGCCTCCGCCAGCCTCAAGCGCGACGCCATCTACCAGCACTTCCCCGGCTATCTCGGCGCAGGCGAAAACACCTGGCGCACCACCCCCGTCGGCCTCATCGAGCAGGGCGACTGGAAGCTCATGGAGTTCTTCGAAGACGGCCGCCTTGAGCTCTACAACCTCAAGGACGACATCGGCGAGCAGAAAAACCTCGCCGCCGAGCAGCCCGAAAAAACCAAGGAACTCCACGCCAAAATGCTCGCCTGGCGCGAAGCCATCAAAGCCCCCATGCCTGCCAAAAACGAAGCGCAGACCACTCCTGCTCCAAAAAAACAAGGCAAGGGCAAGGGCAAAGGCAAAAAGAAGCAGGAGAAGGCCGAATAGCCTTCACCCCTTCCGCGCCAGATACACAAACGCCGGCGGCACATTCCCCCACACGATGCGGCTGGTCTCCACGCCATGCGTCAGCTCATGCAGCAGCGCCCGGAACTGCCGGCCGCCCGGCAGCTTGTGAAAGCCCCAGTACGCGAACGTGGCAAAGCACCCGCCCGGCGCCAGGTGCGGCAGTACATTGCCCAAAATGGCCTCCTGCAGCCCGCGCGGAAACGCCGTCCACGGCAGCCCGCTCACGATCGTGTCAAATTTCTCCCCCTCAGGCAGCACCTGCGAAAAGTCAAACTCCTGCGCCCCTGCACACTCAAAGCGCATCTTCGGAAAGCGCGGCCTCAGCTGCTGCACAAAGGAGTCGATCAGCTCGATGCCCAGATACTCGGACCCATGCGGCATTGTGTCGGCGATCGCCGCCGTAAAGGCTCCCGTGCCGGGCCCCAGCTCCAGAATGCGTTTAGACTTCCACACACCCGCCGCTTCCATCATCCGCTCTGCCAGCGCCACGCTGGAAGGCGCCACCGCTCCGATGGTTTTCCAGTTATGGCGCAATTCTTTGACAAAGCTGACGGCAGACATTCGGCGCGGATGTTAACGAGTACCATTCATGACGCGAGGCTTTTTGCGGGCTAGAATAAACTATCGCGGAAGCTTTTGTTTTTTGATCTCTTCCTCGATGCGTGCCCTGCACTCCTCCGCATAGCGCGTGTAGGGATGCGCCGTCCCCAGGCTCTTCTTAAATCCTGCCTGCGCACGCTTCATCAGCGCCAGCGCCTCGGCATGCTTCGCCTGCGCCTCCTGGCAAAGCGCCAGGTTAAAGCAGCTCATGAAGACGTCCGGATGCCGCGCGCCCAGCACCTTTTCCCGCAGCGCCAGCACCGTGCGGTGCTCCTGCTCAGCCGCCTCATAGCGCTGCTGCTCCTGCAGCACCGCCGCGAGGTTGTTGCGGCTGGCCAGCGTCTTCGGGTGTTTGGCACCCAGCAGTTTTTCCCGCAGCGCCAGTACCGCCCGGTGTTCCTTTTCAGCCTCCGCATGCCTGCCCTGTTCATTCAGCGCGGTGGCCAGATTGTTGCGTGCGTCCAGCGTATCGGAGTGCTCCGGCCCCAGCACGCGCTGCCGCACGGCCAGCACCGCACGATACTCGCGCACCGCCTCGCCCGCCCGCCCCTGCTCCTGCAGCGCGGCAGCCAGGTTGTTGCGGCTGATGAGTGTGTCCGGGTGCTCCTTGCCCAGCACCTTTTCGCGGATGGCCAGGACCGCGCGGTTTTCCTTTTCAGCCTCCGCATACTTGCCCTCTGCAGCCAGCGTGGCAGCCAGATCACTGCGGCTCACCAGCGTGTCAGGGTGGTTTTTCCCAAACACCTCGCCACTGACAGCCACGATCTTCCTCAGCTCAGCCTCCGCCTCCACCAGCCTCCCTTGCGCAGAAAGGGCCGCGGCACTTTGGTAATGCTGATGCAGCACCAGCAGCCGGCCTTTATCGCCGGCACTATCCATCCCCTTCGGCTCAGCTTCCAGGCTGGACCATGGCAGCACGCTCACGAAAAGCGCCAGCGGATAGAGAGGCTTTAATTGCATGAAACAGAGTAAAGAATGCGAACCCCGCCAGGCCGAATCAAGACTAAAAATGGCATCCCCAATCCCAATTCGTCACAGGCCAAGCCCCACAAACTTTGAACAATGTTTTACCATGGGCATCCAACACCGTGACTGCTCCACCCGAAGCAGACAAGACGACACCCAACCCATGAAAACCCTCTTCAAATCCCTTAGTTCCGCCGCTCTTGCACTTTCCGCCGCTCTGCTACTCACGCAGTGCGCCAGCCATCGGACCACGGTGCGCACAGCTCAGTCCGCCACCCCGACCGCCACGGGCAATGTCTCGGTGCAAACCCTGGGCGATACCACCGTGGCCACCCGCAGGCTCATCCATCATCCGCTGACGAATAAGGACATCGGCAAAGTTTACGAGGAAATCACCATCGTCTCCCCTCGCGGCACTTCGGTGGAGGACCGCATCATCGTGCGCGCCCTGCCAAAGCTGGAGACCAACGTCGTCACCCGCTGATCCCAGCCCGGGCATGAGTTTCCTCGGCCCCTAGGCTGTACGCTTGACGTGTGTGGTGCTTTGCAGCGAGACTTCGTGCCACACACGCCATGCCCTACCTTCTCGATGCCATCGTCATCCTCGGTTACTTCGCCCTGATCATCGGCATCGGCCTCTCGCAGCGCAGCAAAAGCGGCAGCGTCGAGGGCTTCACTCTAGGAGATCGCCAGATCGCATGGTGGGCCGTGCTCGCCTCCATCCTCGCGGCAGAGATCAGCGCAGGCACCTTCTTCGGCGCACCGGGCGAAGGCTACGCGCTCAAAAACTTCACCTACATCCAGCTCATCGTCGGCTATCTGCTGGCGCGTGTGGTGGTCAGCGCCGTCTTCATTCCGGCCTACTACCGGCACAATGTGGTCAGCATCTATGAGTTCCTCGGCCAGCGCTTCGGGCCGCGCACACGGCGGCTCACATCGGCCATCTTCCTCGTCACACGCACCCTCGCCAGCGGCACACGCCTCTGGGTGCCCAGCATGCTCCTGGTGCTGGTATGGCATCTGCAGTATCCCGGCGAGACACTTTCTCCTACCAAGGAATTCCTCCTCACCGGCGGCGCATTGATCTTCGTCACCCTCGCCACCGCGCTCTACACCTCCATCGGCGGCATTCGCGCCGTCATCTGGACAGACGTCATCCAGATCATCGTCCTCATCTGCGCCCTCAGCTTTTCCCTCATCTACCTCCTCGGCCACATCCCCGGCGGCTGGGCCGGCGCTACCAAGATGCTCACTGGAGAAAAAGATCTCCTCGTCTGGGACTGGGGCATCAAAGCCGGTGCCGGAGTGTGGGAAAACATCAAAGGAATCCTCGAGCAGGAATACACCGTCTGGGCCGCCTTCCTCGGCTCCACCTTCGTCACGCTGGCTACTCACGGCACCGACCAGGACATGGTGCAGCGCATGCTCACGGCCAAAAACAAAAAACAGAGCGCCATGGCCACCATCCTCTCCGGCCTCGCCGATGTACCCATCACCCTCGTCGTCCTCGCCATCGGCATCCTCCTATGGGTGTACTACCAGCAGCATCCGGACACCACCCTGCCCCGCAGCGAATCCGGTATCGTCTCTGCCAACAAAGTCTTCCCCCACTTCATCCTCACCGTCATGCCCGGCGGCATTCGCGGCCTCGTGCTCGCAGGCGTTCTCGCCACCGCCATGGGCTCCCTCAGCACCGCGCTGAATGCCCTCGCCACCAGCTACGTTCGCGACTTCCACTTCCGCTGGTTTGGCGAGCCCGCCACAGACGCCGGCCGCGTCCGCGTCTTGCGCTTCGGCACCGTGCTCTTTGCGGTGCTGCTCATCTCCGTCGCCCTCGGCACCGCCTGGGTCACCACGCACAATCCCACCCTGCGCATCCTTCCCATCATCCTCGGCATCTTCGGCTACACCTACGGCTCCCTGCTCGGTGTCTTCATGGTCGGCCTCTTCACCCGCTCGCGCGGCAGCGACTTCGGCAACACCCTCGCCATGCTCGCCGGATTCATCGCCGTCGCCTACCTCAGCGGCCTCGACATCGACCTGCTAAAACTCTTCAACCCCAAGAGCACCTGGAAGCACGCCGACTGGGTCCCCGTCATCGAGTTCCCCTGGCGCATCATGTTCGGCACCGTCGTCACCTTCTCCATCGCCATCCTCTTCCCTTCTCAGCCCCAGCAGGACCGCGCAAACTAATCCTTCGCTTCCTCATCGTCGTCCTCGTCCTCCTACTCGAACTCGTCCTCGATCCACACGCTGCGAATCCATGCTCAGCTCCGACGACGGAGGGCTGATGACAGCCCTGCCTGAGCACTGCGCGCTCGCATGCCCAGCGCGGGCAGGTCACCCAGCGCTGGTAGGGCTGCTTGTCCTCAAGCAGCCGTGGTCTATGGCACATAATGCAGCAAGGTCCTGCGCATCTGTCCTCTTCGTCTTCCTACTCGTCCTCGATCCTTCCGCATAGCATTCACCACAGCGCGTCTTGCTCCAGAGGTTTTCTCTGCGGTCTTCTAATCTCTCGCGGTGTAAAATTCAGCCCCCTCCCCCCGCCCACAAAAAAAGCGCGGACCGTTTCCGATCCGCGCTCTTCTTGATTCTTAGACAATCGTGACGGCTCTCACCGCCTCGATCGCTCACCACTCTTACGAGTAGCTGGCCTGCTGGCCCTTGATGTCGCGCTTCTTGATCCACGGCATCAGGCTGCGGAGGCGTGCGCCGGTCTTCTCGATCGGGTGCTTCTCGCCGTCTTTCAGCAGCTTGTTGAACTTCTTGTAGCCCGTCTTCGTCTCGCGCACCCACTCCTTGGCAAACTTGCCGGTCTGGATGTCCTTCAGCGCTTCCTTCATGCGCTTCTTCACGGACTTGTCGATAATCTTCGGACCCACCTTCACGTCGCCCCACTTGGCGGTTTCGGAGATGGAGAAGCGCATGCCGGCGATGCCGGACTCGTTCATGAGGTCCACGATCAGCTTCAGCTCATGCAGGCACTCAAAGTAGGCCATCTCAGGAGAGTAGCCGGCTTCCACCAGCACTTCAAAGCCAGCCTGCACCAGCGCGCTGGCGCCGCCGCAAAGAACGGTCTGCTCGCCGAAGAGGTCGGTTTCGGTTTCTTCCTTGAAGGTCGTTTCCAGCACGCCGCCGCGGGTGCCGCCGATGCCGTGCGCCCAGGCCAGAGCGATCTTCTTGGCCTGCTTGTCAGCGTTCTGGTAGATGGCGATCAGAGCAGGCACGCCCTTGCCTTCGGTATACTGGCGGCGCACGATGTGGCCGGGGCCCTTCGGAGCCACCATGATCACGTTCACGTCGGCAGGGACGGTGATCGTCTTGAAGTGGATGGCGAAGCCGTGGCTGAACAGCAGGGTCTTGCCCTTCACCAGGTTCGGCTTGATGTCCTTGTTGAAGACGTCCGGGATCTTGGTGTCCGGCACGGCCACGAAGATCACGTCGGCTTTCTTCACGGCTTCAGCAGTGTCATAGACCTTCAGGCCCTTTTCTTCTGCCACCTTGCGGCTCTTGCTGCCAGGGTACAGGCCGATGATCACGTTCACGCCGCTCTCTTTGAGGTTCAGGGCATGAGCGTGGCCTTGGGAGCCGAAGCCGATCACAGCGCAGGTCTTGCCTTTGAGCGGTGCAAGGCTGGCGTCTTTTTCAGTGTAGATTTTCGCGGGCATATTAATTCTGGTTAGAGGGGTGCCGATACTGCTTCATAGGGGGGGCGGGGTCAAACGGCTTTTTCCCGGCCCGGAAAGGCCGCCATTGACCGCCCCCGCCCCGTGCGTAGTCTCCGCGCCTCCAATATGAAACCCACCATCGCTCTGCTCTGCGCCGCACTTGCTGCCGCCTCCCTCACCCAAGCTCAGGAAGTAAAGCCCGCCCAGCAGGCCGAAGCCCCCCCCGCAGCAGGACCCGTACCCATGGACAAAGTCAGCTATTTCATCGGCCGAAACCTCGGCGGAAACTTCAAGGAACAAGGCATCGCCATCGACACCACCGCCCTCGTCGAAGGCATCAAGTCCGCCACCAGTGGTGACAAGCCCAAGTACTCCCAGGAGGAGCTCATGGCCGCCATGCAGGCCTTCGAAGCCAGCATGCAGGCCAAGGCCGCCAAGCGTGGCGACGACGCCAAGGCCGCCAGCGAAAAATTCCTCGCCGAAAACGGCAAGCGCAAAGGCGTCACCACCACCGCCAGCGGCCTCCAGTATGAAATCATCAAGGAAGGCACCGGCGCCAAGCCCGTCGCCACCGACAAGGTGAACGTCCACTACCACGGCACCCTCACCAACGGCAAGGTGTTCGACAGCTCCGTCGAGCGCGGCATGCCCATCACCTTCGGCGTGCAGGAAGTCATCAAAGGCTGGACCGAAGCCCTCCAGCTCATGCCCGTTGGCTCCAAGTGGAAGATCTTCCTTCCCTCCACCCTCGCCTACGGTGAGAACGGCGCAGGTGGCGACATCGGCCCCAACGAAGCTCTCGTCTTCGAAGTCGAGCTCCTCGGCATCGTGAAGTAATCACTTCCATCCATAGTCATCTTTGAAGGGCGATCCGCGCAGGATCGCCCTTTTTCGTGCCGTTTGTTGCCATCCCTTCCGGCCATCCTCACACGCCCATGCCCGACTCCACCACTCCAGCGCCCACGCGTCTCCTATCCCTCGATGCCCTGCGCGGTTTCGACATGTGCTGGATCCTCGGCCTCTCGTCGGTCCTCACCCAGGTGCTCAATCGCACCTTCCCCAGCAACGAGACAGTGGCAGATCTCGCCGCGCAGTTCACTCACGTAAAGTGGGACGGCTTCCGCTTCTACGACCTCATCTTTCCCCTCTTCCTCTTCCTTGCCGGAGTCTCCCTTGCCATCGCAGTCCCTCGGCGCGTGCAGCGGGAAGGCCGCATCTCCGCGCTGCGTCACCTGCTCTCACGTGCAGTCACTCTCGTGGTGCTCGGCGTCATCTTCTCCGGCGGCATGAGAGACGGCTGGGACCACATTCGCTGGCTCGGCGTGCTTCAGCGCATCGGCATCGCCTCCGCCGCAGCGGGCATCCTCTCCCTCTGGCTCAAGCCTCGTGGCCTCATCGTGGCCGCCGCATCTCTTCTCCTCGGCTACTTCCTGCTGCTGCGCTTCGTCCCCGCACCTGGCATCGGTGCAGGAAACTTCGCCGAAGGCATGAACCTCACCAACTACCTCGACAGCATCTGGCTCCCTGGCCGCAAATACGACGGCGACCACGACCCCGAAGGCATCCTCAGCACCCTGCCCGCCATCGCCACCGCACTGCTCGGCCTCCTCGCTGGAAAATGGATCACCTCAGACACCGCCCCCTCACGCAAAGCCGGCGGCCTCATCATCTCCGGCCTCATCCTATTGGCGCTCGGCTGGGCCTGGCATCCCTTCTTTCCCATCATCAAAAAGATCTGGTCCTCCAGCTTCGTCCTCGTCGCCGCAGGCTGGAGCGCCATCCTCCTCGGCACCTTCTACTTCATCGTCGATGTTCTCGGTTTCCGTCGCGGCCTCGCCCCCTTCCTCTGGGTCGGCTCCAATCCCATCGCCCTCTACCTCTGCTCCGGCTTCGGCTTCTTCCGCACCCTCAGCGAGCGCCTCGTCACCAAAACTCCCCCGCCCTACGACTGGATCCCCGCCGCCACGACCTTCCTCATCATGCTCGCCACCGCCCGCTGGCTGCATCAAAGAAAGATCTTCCTCAAGGTTTGATCGAAGCAGAATCGCCATATCAACCACGCCGAAGCAGCCGCCCCATTTGGAGTGCGGTCGCGGAGCGAGGAACGAGCGCAGCTACCGCTTTCGGCGTGCCAGCCTGCCTGCACATTCCACAAAACACCCAAAGGCGGGAGCGGACAATGGT encodes the following:
- the lysS gene encoding lysine--tRNA ligase — encoded protein: MQPTPAAPEHSESELLQFRREKLEGLVKTGIDPFGGRFDTTHQPGALKANFTEGLEVRVAGRVLSRREMGKATFFDLGDITGRMQCYLSKGDVGDEAYVQFNQLIDIGDFVGVEGLSFITKRGERSIHVKKLTPLSKALRPLPDKWHGVTDKEIKYRQRYLDLISNDRSREIFVTRSKMVASIRSFLQERGFLEVETPMMQDVAGGAAAKPFETFFHALNQPMFLRIAPELYLKRLLVAGFTQIFELNRNFRNEGLSRRHNPEFTMLEAYWAYADFEKMADLVEGMICHLAENFCGGLKIEHKDEDGNVTKTINLQRPWRRARYTDLLKEIDPQWYEYTPEQRKARAQELGVEIGANFEDYEVTQHVFERLIEAKQFDPLYVTHCPKELVPLAKQNAEDGSIVDVYELVINGQEISPGYSELNNPIVQRERLEHQAGEETQKIDEEFILALEHGMPPAGGIGIGIDRLIMMLTGAESIRDVILFPQLKRRD
- a CDS encoding alpha/beta hydrolase family protein is translated as MFRSLLILPCLAALGFAADTTKNAYGNIKPGVRSPITFTVSPQVSDNAQIKMRMHAMETPPPYDVSMEKYDIIVPKKYKKGVPHGLFIWVSPSNAPSISPEWEAVLADKKLIFVGAHNSGNNREVFARMRLAVDANDNLRSLFDIDDKRVYVSGFSGGGRVASMLGVTYADMFTGTIAFMGTNFYTDIVSLDKKEVFEARYIPHEEIAALAKAEGRYVLVTGENDFNLGNTRAVFENGFKKEGFKHVDLINVPGQGHQPPQAEWLKKAIDFLDGGKAGKK
- a CDS encoding sulfatase, coding for MKHLLCLLLLATALPAADRTPHIIFILADDLGYTDVACFGSKYYETPNIDKLASQGMKLTRHHHCQNCQPTRAALMSGQYAPRTGVYTVGGIGRFEWESRPLRPVENVTQLPLEKITIAQTLKKAGYATAMFGKWHLGEDETHHPAARGFDEAIVSMGKHFNFKTQPKIEHPKDEYLADFLTDKAVDFIQRHKDAPFFLYLPHFGVHSPHEAKENLIARFKDKAPVGGHHDPVYAAMIASVDESVGRVMSTLEELKLADNTVLIFTSDNGGVGGYAREGIKRGGDITDNAPLRSGKGSLYEGGTRVPFIVRWPGVTTPGSSSDVPTIHVDLYPTLAEIAKAPLPENQPLDGESLVPVFRSASASLKRDAIYQHFPGYLGAGENTWRTTPVGLIEQGDWKLMEFFEDGRLELYNLKDDIGEQKNLAAEQPEKTKELHAKMLAWREAIKAPMPAKNEAQTTPAPKKQGKGKGKGKKKQEKAE
- a CDS encoding class I SAM-dependent methyltransferase — its product is MSAVSFVKELRHNWKTIGAVAPSSVALAERMMEAAGVWKSKRILELGPGTGAFTAAIADTMPHGSEYLGIELIDSFVQQLRPRFPKMRFECAGAQEFDFSQVLPEGEKFDTIVSGLPWTAFPRGLQEAILGNVLPHLAPGGCFATFAYWGFHKLPGGRQFRALLHELTHGVETSRIVWGNVPPAFVYLARKG
- a CDS encoding tetratricopeptide repeat protein, with protein sequence MQLKPLYPLALFVSVLPWSSLEAEPKGMDSAGDKGRLLVLHQHYQSAAALSAQGRLVEAEAELRKIVAVSGEVFGKNHPDTLVSRSDLAATLAAEGKYAEAEKENRAVLAIREKVLGKEHPDTLISRNNLAAALQEQGRAGEAVREYRAVLAVRQRVLGPEHSDTLDARNNLATALNEQGRHAEAEKEHRAVLALREKLLGAKHPKTLASRNNLAAVLQEQQRYEAAEQEHRTVLALREKVLGARHPDVFMSCFNLALCQEAQAKHAEALALMKRAQAGFKKSLGTAHPYTRYAEECRARIEEEIKKQKLPR
- a CDS encoding sodium:solute symporter; translated protein: MPYLLDAIVILGYFALIIGIGLSQRSKSGSVEGFTLGDRQIAWWAVLASILAAEISAGTFFGAPGEGYALKNFTYIQLIVGYLLARVVVSAVFIPAYYRHNVVSIYEFLGQRFGPRTRRLTSAIFLVTRTLASGTRLWVPSMLLVLVWHLQYPGETLSPTKEFLLTGGALIFVTLATALYTSIGGIRAVIWTDVIQIIVLICALSFSLIYLLGHIPGGWAGATKMLTGEKDLLVWDWGIKAGAGVWENIKGILEQEYTVWAAFLGSTFVTLATHGTDQDMVQRMLTAKNKKQSAMATILSGLADVPITLVVLAIGILLWVYYQQHPDTTLPRSESGIVSANKVFPHFILTVMPGGIRGLVLAGVLATAMGSLSTALNALATSYVRDFHFRWFGEPATDAGRVRVLRFGTVLFAVLLISVALGTAWVTTHNPTLRILPIILGIFGYTYGSLLGVFMVGLFTRSRGSDFGNTLAMLAGFIAVAYLSGLDIDLLKLFNPKSTWKHADWVPVIEFPWRIMFGTVVTFSIAILFPSQPQQDRAN